A stretch of Cupriavidus necator DNA encodes these proteins:
- a CDS encoding gamma-glutamylcyclotransferase gives MAITRQDLESDRLRTSLCSTPVASSLLPEAVLEQSLSDTLARRPEDPALGGDVWLFGYGSLIWNPMVVHTERQRATVHGYHRGFYLYSRINRGTWDNPGLVLGLDRGGCCHGMVFRIPSHVVEQEFRVLWRREMLTGAYHPRWLRIRTGDASAPEQRALAFVMNRSHEAYAGRLPDPSVVERLRHAAGLYGPAREYLQQTLLGLATNGVDDPYLGRLWRQLQANDAADAERAAHAARDDAAPLPASPHETV, from the coding sequence ATGGCCATCACGCGACAGGACCTCGAATCCGACCGTCTGCGCACCTCGCTGTGCAGTACTCCGGTCGCGTCCTCGCTGCTGCCGGAAGCCGTGCTCGAGCAGTCCCTTTCCGACACGCTGGCGCGCCGCCCGGAAGATCCCGCGCTTGGCGGCGATGTCTGGCTGTTCGGCTATGGTTCGCTGATCTGGAACCCGATGGTGGTGCACACCGAGCGCCAGCGCGCCACCGTGCACGGCTACCACCGCGGCTTCTACCTCTATTCCCGCATCAACCGGGGCACCTGGGACAACCCGGGCCTGGTACTGGGCCTGGACCGGGGCGGCTGCTGCCACGGCATGGTGTTCCGCATCCCCAGCCATGTGGTCGAGCAGGAATTCCGCGTGCTGTGGCGCCGCGAGATGCTGACCGGGGCCTACCATCCGCGCTGGCTGCGCATCCGCACCGGGGATGCCAGCGCGCCTGAGCAGCGTGCCCTCGCCTTCGTCATGAACCGCTCGCACGAGGCCTACGCCGGCCGGCTGCCGGATCCCAGCGTGGTCGAGCGCCTGCGCCACGCTGCCGGACTGTACGGCCCCGCGCGCGAATACCTGCAGCAGACCTTGCTGGGCCTGGCCACCAACGGCGTCGACGATCCCTACTTGGGCAGGCTCTGGCGCCAGCTGCAGGCCAACGATGCCGCCGACGCCGAGCGCGCTGCGCACGCCGCCCGCGACGACGCAGCGCCCCTGCCGGCCAGCCCCCACGAAACCGTCTGA
- a CDS encoding FKBP-type peptidyl-prolyl cis-trans isomerase — protein sequence MQTTPSGLQYEDTTVGAGAEATAGKHVTVHYTGWLYENGQAGRKFDSSKDRNDPFVFPLGAGHVIRGWDEGVQGMKVGGVRRLVIPADLGYGARGAGGVIPPNATLLFEVELLAV from the coding sequence ATGCAAACCACGCCCTCTGGCCTGCAATACGAAGACACCACCGTCGGCGCCGGCGCCGAAGCCACCGCCGGCAAGCACGTCACCGTGCACTACACCGGCTGGCTGTACGAGAACGGCCAGGCTGGCCGCAAGTTCGATTCGAGCAAGGACCGCAACGACCCGTTCGTGTTCCCGCTGGGTGCCGGCCATGTGATCCGCGGCTGGGACGAAGGCGTGCAGGGCATGAAGGTGGGCGGCGTGCGCCGGCTGGTGATCCCGGCCGACCTCGGCTACGGTGCCCGCGGCGCCGGCGGCGTGATCCCGCCGAACGCTACCCTGCTGTTTGAAGTGGAACTGCTGGCGGTCTAA
- a CDS encoding YaeQ family protein, whose translation MALKSTIFKADLSVSDMDRPYYGSHSLTIAQHPSENDARMMVRLLAFACEATETLAFTRGLDEPDEPDLWDKRLTGDIAHWVELGQPDEARLKRAAARAERVTVYTYNAASAREWWKGMAGKAGKLRNVTVYNVPAEAVEALAALAQRAMRLSVTIQDGDIWVADDDRNVQLTLDVLQRAQA comes from the coding sequence ATGGCGCTCAAATCCACCATCTTCAAAGCTGACCTGTCGGTCTCCGACATGGACCGGCCCTACTACGGCAGCCACAGCCTGACCATCGCCCAGCACCCGTCCGAGAATGACGCGCGCATGATGGTGCGCCTGCTGGCCTTTGCCTGCGAAGCCACCGAAACGCTGGCCTTCACGCGCGGCCTGGACGAACCCGACGAACCCGACCTGTGGGACAAGCGCCTGACCGGCGACATCGCCCACTGGGTCGAACTGGGCCAGCCCGACGAAGCGCGCCTGAAGCGCGCCGCGGCGCGCGCCGAGCGCGTGACCGTCTATACCTACAACGCCGCCAGCGCGCGCGAATGGTGGAAGGGCATGGCGGGCAAGGCCGGCAAGCTGCGCAACGTCACCGTCTACAATGTCCCGGCGGAAGCGGTCGAAGCCCTGGCTGCGCTGGCGCAGCGCGCCATGCGCCTGTCGGTGACGATCCAGGACGGCGACATCTGGGTGGCCGACGACGACCGCAATGTGCAACTGACGCTGGATGTGCTCCAGCGCGCCCAAGCCTGA
- a CDS encoding YceI family protein — translation MAARALALAAALGITAAQAAPLEYTIDPAHTTVYFSASHFERSSVRGRFGKIDGRLVYDADSGAGALDVTVDLASVDTGNRTLDGVLRSAQFFDTAQHPVARLRADRFLMEGGRLAAVEGELTLHGVTQPLRLQAERFRCGEVTLFGVSRQVCGGDFRAEVPRSAFGMTRFLPEVGDTVTLQVAVEASPAGSTPR, via the coding sequence ATGGCCGCACGCGCGCTGGCACTCGCTGCCGCCCTGGGCATCACCGCTGCGCAGGCGGCGCCGCTTGAGTACACCATCGATCCGGCGCACACCACCGTCTATTTTTCCGCCAGCCATTTCGAGCGCAGTTCGGTGCGCGGGCGCTTTGGCAAGATCGACGGGCGCCTGGTCTATGACGCGGACAGCGGCGCCGGCGCACTCGACGTGACCGTGGACCTGGCCTCGGTCGATACCGGCAACCGCACCCTGGACGGCGTGCTGCGCTCGGCACAATTCTTCGATACTGCCCAGCACCCGGTGGCGCGGCTGCGCGCGGACCGCTTCCTGATGGAAGGCGGCCGGCTGGCGGCGGTGGAAGGCGAGCTGACGCTGCACGGCGTCACGCAGCCGCTGCGCCTGCAGGCCGAACGTTTCCGCTGCGGCGAGGTCACCCTGTTCGGCGTGAGCCGGCAGGTCTGCGGCGGTGACTTCCGCGCCGAGGTGCCGCGCAGTGCCTTTGGCATGACCCGCTTCCTGCCCGAGGTAGGCGACACCGTGACGCTGCAAGTGGCGGTCGAGGCATCGCCCGCGGGCAGCACCCCACGGTAA
- a CDS encoding MAPEG family protein, translating to MPIAFWCVLLAGILPLATVAIAKASGPGYDNHDPRGWLEQQSGRARRADMAHRNHFEAFPFFAAAVLAASHLQAPQARIDELAVVFIVARLLYTVCYVTDRATLRTLCWTIGYLSVVGMFLLPVFVH from the coding sequence ATGCCGATCGCTTTCTGGTGCGTGCTGCTGGCCGGCATCCTGCCGCTGGCGACGGTGGCCATCGCCAAGGCCAGCGGGCCTGGCTATGACAACCATGACCCGCGCGGCTGGCTGGAGCAGCAGTCCGGCCGCGCGCGCCGCGCCGACATGGCGCACCGCAACCACTTCGAGGCCTTCCCCTTCTTTGCCGCCGCCGTGCTGGCCGCCAGCCACCTGCAGGCGCCGCAGGCCCGCATCGACGAGCTGGCCGTGGTCTTCATCGTGGCCCGCCTGCTCTACACCGTGTGCTACGTGACCGACCGCGCCACGCTGCGCACGCTGTGCTGGACCATCGGCTACCTGTCGGTGGTGGGCATGTTCCTGCTGCCCGTGTTCGTCCACTGA
- a CDS encoding RNA-binding S4 domain-containing protein, whose translation MAKPGKAAVQTITFPLEGEFIALNDLLKLAGVCDSGGAGKALVATGEVSVDGAPESRKTAKIRAGQVVGLAGIEIRVVAA comes from the coding sequence ATGGCCAAACCTGGCAAGGCAGCCGTGCAAACCATCACCTTCCCGCTCGAGGGCGAGTTCATCGCGCTCAATGACCTGCTCAAGCTGGCGGGCGTGTGCGACAGCGGCGGCGCCGGCAAGGCGCTGGTCGCCACCGGCGAAGTCTCGGTGGACGGCGCGCCTGAATCGCGCAAGACTGCCAAGATCCGCGCCGGGCAGGTGGTGGGCCTGGCGGGCATCGAGATCCGCGTGGTCGCCGCCTGA
- a CDS encoding glutamine--tRNA ligase/YqeY domain fusion protein, translating to MSHDNKPTDSTPAASNFLRSIIDQDLAASTYAGRQDKAGEPLPTVITRFPPEPNGYLHIGHAKSICLNFGLARDYGGRCHLRFDDTNPVKEDTEYVDSIIDAVHWLGFSWDSEGKDGTRQPHLYYASDYFDQLYAFAETLIERGAAYIDSQTAEQIAASRGNFSEPGKPSPYRERSVEENLQLFRDMRAGKYADGEHVLRAKIDMTAPNIVMRDPVLYRIRHAHHHRTGDKWCIYPMYDFTHCISDALENITHSLCTLEFENNRPLYDWVLEHLRDSGVFRDPLPHQYEFARLNLTYAITSKRKLKQLVDEQRVDGWDDPRMPTLVGVRRRGYTPESIQLFCDRVGVAKADSWIDMSTLEGAVRDDLDGRAARGVAVLDPLKLIIDNYPEGQSEECSAPVHPKKPELGKRVFPLSRELWIEREDFNETPPKGYFRLFPGNKVRLKYGYVIECTGVDKDADGNVIAVHASYLPETKSGTPGADSVKVKGVIHWVSAAHAYEAEVRLYDRLFNDPNPDAGGKNFLDALNPDSKQVITAYLEPGLREAQPEDRFQFERHGYFVADRTDSQPGKPVFNRIVGLKDSWGK from the coding sequence ATGAGCCACGACAACAAGCCTACCGACAGCACCCCCGCCGCCTCCAACTTCCTGCGCAGCATCATCGACCAGGATCTCGCCGCCAGCACCTATGCCGGCCGCCAGGACAAGGCCGGCGAACCGCTGCCGACCGTCATCACCCGCTTCCCGCCGGAGCCCAACGGCTACCTGCATATCGGCCACGCCAAGAGCATCTGCCTGAACTTCGGGCTGGCGCGCGACTATGGCGGCCGCTGCCACCTGCGCTTTGACGACACCAACCCGGTCAAGGAAGACACCGAATACGTCGATTCGATCATCGACGCGGTGCACTGGCTGGGCTTTTCCTGGGACAGCGAGGGCAAGGACGGCACCAGACAGCCGCACCTGTACTACGCCAGCGACTACTTCGACCAGCTCTACGCCTTTGCCGAGACCCTGATCGAGCGCGGCGCCGCCTACATCGACAGCCAGACCGCCGAGCAGATCGCCGCCAGCCGCGGCAATTTCTCCGAGCCGGGCAAGCCCTCGCCCTACCGCGAGCGCAGCGTCGAAGAGAACCTGCAGCTGTTCCGCGACATGCGCGCCGGCAAGTACGCCGACGGCGAGCACGTGCTGCGCGCGAAGATCGACATGACCGCGCCCAATATCGTGATGCGCGACCCGGTGCTCTACCGCATCCGCCATGCGCATCACCACCGCACGGGCGACAAGTGGTGCATCTACCCGATGTACGACTTCACCCACTGCATCTCGGACGCGCTCGAGAACATCACGCATTCGCTGTGCACGCTGGAGTTCGAGAACAACCGCCCGCTGTACGACTGGGTGCTTGAGCACCTGCGCGATAGCGGCGTGTTTCGCGACCCGCTGCCGCACCAGTATGAGTTCGCGCGGCTGAACCTGACCTACGCCATCACCAGCAAGCGCAAGCTCAAGCAGCTGGTCGACGAGCAGCGCGTGGACGGCTGGGACGATCCGCGCATGCCCACGCTGGTGGGCGTGCGCCGGCGCGGCTACACCCCGGAATCGATCCAGCTGTTCTGCGACCGCGTGGGCGTGGCCAAGGCCGACAGCTGGATCGACATGAGCACCCTCGAAGGCGCGGTGCGCGACGACCTGGACGGCCGTGCCGCGCGCGGCGTGGCCGTGCTGGACCCGCTCAAGCTGATCATCGACAACTACCCCGAGGGCCAGAGCGAGGAATGCTCGGCACCGGTCCACCCGAAGAAGCCGGAACTCGGCAAGCGCGTCTTTCCGCTGTCGCGCGAGCTGTGGATCGAGCGCGAGGACTTCAACGAGACTCCGCCTAAGGGCTACTTCCGCCTGTTCCCGGGCAACAAGGTGCGGCTGAAATACGGCTACGTGATCGAGTGCACCGGCGTGGACAAGGATGCCGACGGCAACGTGATCGCCGTGCACGCCAGCTACCTGCCCGAAACCAAGAGCGGCACGCCGGGCGCCGACAGCGTCAAGGTCAAGGGCGTGATCCACTGGGTCAGCGCGGCGCACGCGTACGAGGCCGAAGTGCGCCTGTACGACCGCCTGTTCAACGACCCCAACCCGGATGCCGGCGGCAAGAACTTCCTGGATGCGCTCAACCCGGATTCCAAGCAGGTGATCACCGCCTACCTGGAGCCGGGCCTGCGCGAGGCGCAGCCCGAAGACCGCTTCCAGTTCGAGCGCCATGGCTACTTCGTCGCCGACCGCACCGATTCGCAGCCGGGCAAGCCGGTCTTCAACCGCATCGTCGGTCTGAAAGACAGCTGGGGCAAGTGA
- a CDS encoding CoA transferase → MNAQPDAAPVPLEPSEVVAALWRDAGLPAEALAHLKLDGAEPVLPSSFAVGTAAQASLGAAALAAAALWHSRTGRWQDVSVDMRHAITEFRSERYLRVDGGPAPELWDKLAGIYRCGDGRWVRLHTNFPHHRDGVVRLLGCANDKAAVQAALEKRDAEAFETAASDAGLVVAALRSFEEWDRHPQAAALRGLPPVTLERIGDAPPQPLPAPASADAQPLSGVRVLDFTRIIAGPVAGRTLAAHGADVLLVTASHLPSIPPLVIDTGRGKRSCQLDLRDPDDKRTLHKLLHGADVMVQGYRPGGLAELGVGPEAAARARPGIVYVSLSAYGHVGPWSHKRGFDSLVQTATGFNDAEAQAAGSDMPRPLPAQVLDHAAGYLLAFGAMAALHRRAVEGGSWHVRVSLAQVGQWLRGLGRVPDGLKAPEQKIDDVSDLLEAVPSGFGMLTVVRHAAHLSETPARWTLPSEPLGTHAPEWLPRG, encoded by the coding sequence ATGAACGCCCAACCCGATGCGGCGCCAGTGCCGCTTGAGCCCTCTGAAGTCGTTGCCGCGCTGTGGCGTGATGCCGGCCTGCCCGCCGAGGCGCTGGCGCACCTGAAGCTGGACGGCGCCGAGCCGGTGCTGCCGTCGAGCTTTGCCGTGGGCACCGCCGCCCAGGCCAGCCTTGGCGCCGCGGCGCTGGCAGCCGCCGCACTGTGGCACAGCCGCACCGGCCGCTGGCAGGACGTCAGCGTCGACATGCGCCACGCCATCACCGAATTCCGCAGCGAACGCTACCTGCGCGTCGATGGTGGCCCCGCGCCCGAACTGTGGGACAAGCTGGCCGGCATCTACCGCTGCGGCGACGGCCGCTGGGTGCGCCTGCATACCAATTTCCCGCACCACCGCGACGGCGTGGTGCGCTTGCTCGGCTGCGCCAATGACAAGGCGGCCGTGCAGGCCGCGCTGGAAAAGCGGGACGCCGAAGCCTTCGAGACCGCGGCGTCCGACGCGGGCCTGGTGGTTGCGGCATTGCGCAGCTTCGAGGAATGGGACCGCCATCCGCAGGCGGCCGCCTTGCGCGGCCTGCCGCCGGTGACGCTGGAGCGCATCGGCGACGCCCCGCCACAACCACTGCCGGCGCCCGCATCCGCGGATGCGCAGCCGCTGTCGGGCGTGCGCGTGCTCGATTTCACCCGCATCATCGCCGGCCCGGTGGCGGGCCGCACGCTGGCCGCGCATGGCGCCGACGTGCTGCTGGTCACTGCCTCGCACCTGCCGTCGATCCCGCCGCTGGTGATCGACACCGGCCGCGGCAAGCGCAGCTGCCAGCTGGACCTGCGCGATCCCGATGACAAGCGCACCCTGCACAAGCTGCTGCACGGTGCCGACGTGATGGTGCAGGGCTACCGGCCCGGCGGCCTGGCCGAGCTGGGCGTGGGGCCGGAGGCCGCGGCGCGCGCACGTCCGGGCATCGTCTATGTGTCGCTGAGCGCCTATGGCCATGTGGGGCCGTGGTCGCACAAGCGCGGCTTCGATTCGCTGGTGCAGACCGCCACCGGCTTCAATGATGCCGAAGCGCAGGCGGCCGGCAGCGACATGCCGCGCCCGTTGCCGGCGCAGGTGCTGGACCACGCCGCGGGCTACCTGCTGGCCTTCGGCGCGATGGCCGCGCTGCACCGGCGCGCGGTGGAGGGCGGCAGCTGGCATGTGCGGGTGTCGCTGGCGCAGGTGGGGCAGTGGCTGCGCGGCCTGGGGCGCGTGCCGGACGGGCTCAAGGCGCCCGAGCAGAAGATCGACGACGTTTCCGACCTGCTTGAGGCCGTGCCGTCGGGCTTCGGCATGCTGACGGTGGTGCGTCATGCGGCGCATCTGTCGGAAACGCCGGCGCGCTGGACCTTGCCGTCCGAGCCGCTCGGCACGCACGCGCCGGAGTGGCTGCCGCGCGGCTAG
- a CDS encoding pyridoxamine 5'-phosphate oxidase family protein, which produces MTSHAITTLAELEALYAQPAAPSLSKEVDYLHPHYRAFIEAAPFCLLSTVGEDRAECSPRGDAPGFVQVLDEHTLLLPDRRGNNRIDSLRNIVADPRVGLLFVIPGINETIRVNGTAQISVDPALVARCLADGKAPTTVLVVTVQSVFFQCARALIRSRLWAADAQVARQSLPSNGEILATLSDNAIDGAAYDRDLPERQRTTLY; this is translated from the coding sequence ATGACCTCGCACGCCATCACCACGCTGGCCGAACTGGAAGCGCTCTACGCGCAACCGGCGGCCCCGTCGCTGTCCAAGGAAGTCGACTACCTGCACCCGCACTACCGCGCCTTTATCGAGGCGGCGCCCTTCTGCCTGCTGTCGACGGTGGGCGAGGACCGGGCTGAATGCTCGCCGCGCGGCGATGCGCCGGGCTTTGTGCAGGTGCTGGACGAACACACGCTGCTGCTGCCCGACCGGCGCGGCAACAACCGCATCGACAGCCTGCGCAATATCGTTGCCGATCCGCGCGTGGGGCTGCTGTTCGTGATCCCCGGCATCAACGAGACCATCCGCGTCAACGGCACCGCGCAGATCAGCGTCGACCCGGCGCTGGTCGCGCGCTGCTTGGCCGACGGCAAGGCCCCGACCACGGTGCTGGTGGTCACGGTGCAGTCAGTGTTCTTCCAGTGCGCCCGCGCGCTGATCCGCTCGCGGCTGTGGGCAGCGGATGCGCAGGTGGCGCGCCAGTCGCTGCCCAGCAACGGCGAGATCCTGGCCACGCTGAGCGACAACGCCATCGACGGCGCCGCCTACGACCGTGACCTGCCCGAGCGGCAGCGCACCACGCTCTACTAA
- a CDS encoding PhzF family phenazine biosynthesis protein, with amino-acid sequence MTTYAFRLLNVFAEATFGGNPLCVFEDARGMDEATMQALALQFNLSETTFILPSERASARVRIFTPGYEMRFAGHPTLGTAHAVRDLAGTGDALTLEFAAGVVPVTAQGDVWTFTAPHSGKPKTAPAGLSDADIASLLGLREHDLLVSPMWVDTGADQLLVAVRGTDAVRRANPDSARLQIWPQSSLGRKTVYVFAFDPEQPGRVLSRYFFTKQGGGVAEDPGTGSACANLGGWLLATGHALPAEYAIDQGEAVGRPCRLRLKADAEGTIRVGGRVLEIGRGTVTV; translated from the coding sequence ATGACCACCTACGCCTTCCGCCTGCTCAACGTCTTTGCCGAAGCCACCTTCGGTGGCAATCCGCTATGCGTGTTCGAGGATGCGCGCGGTATGGACGAGGCCACCATGCAGGCACTGGCGCTGCAGTTCAACCTGTCGGAAACCACCTTTATCCTGCCGTCGGAACGTGCCAGCGCGCGGGTGCGCATCTTCACGCCGGGCTATGAAATGCGCTTCGCCGGCCATCCGACGCTGGGCACCGCGCACGCTGTGCGCGACCTGGCCGGAACCGGCGACGCGCTGACGCTGGAGTTCGCGGCGGGCGTGGTGCCGGTGACCGCGCAGGGCGATGTCTGGACCTTCACCGCCCCCCACAGCGGCAAGCCGAAGACCGCGCCGGCGGGCCTGTCCGATGCCGACATCGCCAGCCTGCTCGGCCTGCGGGAACACGACCTGCTGGTGTCGCCGATGTGGGTCGACACGGGCGCCGACCAGCTGCTGGTGGCAGTGCGCGGCACCGATGCCGTGCGCCGCGCCAACCCCGACAGCGCGCGCCTGCAGATCTGGCCGCAGAGCAGCCTGGGCCGCAAGACCGTCTACGTCTTTGCTTTCGACCCGGAGCAGCCCGGCCGCGTGCTGTCGCGCTACTTCTTCACCAAGCAAGGCGGCGGCGTGGCCGAGGACCCGGGCACGGGTTCGGCCTGCGCCAACCTCGGCGGCTGGCTGCTGGCCACCGGCCACGCGCTGCCGGCCGAGTATGCGATCGACCAGGGCGAGGCCGTTGGCCGCCCCTGCCGGCTGCGCCTGAAGGCCGATGCCGAAGGCACCATCCGCGTGGGCGGCCGCGTGCTGGAGATCGGCCGGGGTACCGTGACCGTGTAA